A single genomic interval of Lathyrus oleraceus cultivar Zhongwan6 chromosome 7, CAAS_Psat_ZW6_1.0, whole genome shotgun sequence harbors:
- the LOC127104535 gene encoding small polypeptide DEVIL 13 codes for MDEKWKLSKKEKSSASSTKSSIFSRSCSTRGSTSKSPLLSKSLSQKCSSTSNNSNNNNLPRSYSQKSPSIGKKCTNIAKEQKARFYIMRRCVAMLVCWHKHGDK; via the coding sequence ATGGATGAAAAGTGGAAGCTATCAAAGAAGGAAAAAAGCTCAGCCTCATCAACCAAATCATCAATATTCTCAAGAAGCTGTTCAACAAGAGGCTCTACTTCAAAGTCACCACTACTTTCAAAGAGCTTATCACAAAAGTGCTCTTCTACTTCCAATAACAGCAACAATAATAATCTTCCTAGAAGCTATTCACAGAAGAGTCCATCCATAGGTAAGAAATGTACCAATATAGCAAAAGAACAGAAAGCAAGATTTTACATCATGAGGAGATGTGTAGCTATGTTAGTTTGTTGGCACAAACATGGAGATAAATAG